The segment AGTAAAATTGAGTATAAACTAACATAGAAAGAAGTGATTGTTGTTACTTGTACAAGAATGCACATAAACGAGTGAATATAATCGTGAATTGATACTGTAAAACTACTATAAAACAATTGGAACTTACAGGTCAATGACTAATCAGATTTAATGGCGCCGATGTAGACACACTCGCAACCACCTTCGCCGATCTTTGCTGATCGGGTGAAGCCATTGGTGGCCGATTTGAGTTTGGGGAATGTAAAGACTCGAAGATTACTTGCTGATCGGCTGAAGCCATTGGTGGCCAATTTGAGTTCGGGGAAAGTAAAGACTCGAAGATTACTTGGTCTCTGTGAAAAACTAGGAACATTAGACCTTCTGTCGATCTATGAAAAAGAATAAGCCTCATTGATATAAGACAAGATATAAGAGAGAGAgactaggtcaaatatatttattttattttcttaattgcaggatttcaattaaatgatcatataattaaaagtacaaaaggtctaaaatacccttaaatgatttattgaattatttattatttcttaaatatctctctctctctctctctctctctctatatatatatatatatatatatatatatatatatatatatatatatatatatatatatatatatatatatataaagaagttCATGATAAGTAAAATGGAATATTCTCCATAAGTACAAAGGAATATTCCAAGCTTCTTTGTCGTTTTCCATGGAAATCATTGCAACACTAACAAATACACTCATTTGTACAACTATTAATAAAATATATTCATCCATGATGAAAGGTTTATATtatgtttataagttcataagaTCAAATGTTTTTATCTTGGTTATGATAATATAAAAGAGTATTTGATTTTACAACTCAACAATGATAATCACAGCACAAAGCATTTAAGTTGGTGCAAATGATATTGTAGTGTATGGTGGCATGGAAAACATGTATAATATACATAAATATGTAGCATGATCAAGATTAGTCTCATGTTGAATGTTCATGTCATTTATACATTTTATGaattgatgatatatatatatatatatatatatatatatagagagagagagagagagagagaattaacaGATAGGGATCTTAACAATTATGTTGATAGCTTCAAGATAACAAGTGAAGATCAAGACAattatgttgttaaaagctttaACTAAGGAATTACTTACTTCAAAAATAAAGAAAGGTGAATTCAAATAGGAAATAGTACCGGTGAGAGTCAAACTATATAGTCAACAAGATGATGACATGTAGTGACTGACATTTGGTTATATTATCTTTACCATGGTGGTCTCTCATGTAGTTGAAAGTTTCTTTACGAAGAGGAAAGGTAACTTTAGTTGTTGATAAATATGAAATGTTAACAAAGGTAATTTGTATTTGTTTTTAAAGTTTTTTAGATTATTTATGGAGTAATGTTTGGAtaatttgttgttttttttgtgTGTAGTTTGATGAAacaaagatgaagaatttaagtCATAGTTTTAGAAGATTGTTTGTTACTAAAGGCAATGCTTCAAGTATAAGATATGTTACTATCATTGTTGTCACTATCATTATCATCATTATCATTGGCGTCGGTATCACTGTCACTAACACTGTAATTTGCCACCATCATTGTCACTGTCTTTGTCTTTGTCTTTTTTGTTGAAATTAATTAATTGTTATCTTCTTATCCCATTTACGTTCTTATCTTTTCCTATGTTTTTATCTCTTCCTTAGTTATAGGAAATCTTCATGTATTTATTCTGGAACCTTAATAAACTTTGATTTGATCGGTGTTAATACCAAATtcttcatggtatcagagcaggatacCCAGATAAAGCGTCAACCCTAAGTCTGACGCCATGACCAGCGAAGGAACAGCAAaccccaagaatgaaacaattgaCACTAGCTCACCCTATTACATCCATGCCTCCGATTCACCAAGACAGATGCAGACCAACGATCCCCTCACCGACAGCAATTACAGTGATTGGGTCCAAGAGATGGCGAACTTCCTGTTTGCAAAGAACAAGATGGGATTTGTAGACGGAACCATTCCGAAGCCTGATGAAAAGGACAACACCTACATGCCATGGATGCGATGCGATGCCATGATAAAGGGGTGGTTGACGACATCCATGGAGAAGACCATCAGAGGCAGTGTCAAATACGCCAATACCTCAGCAGAAATTTGGGCTGATCTAAAGGAACGTTTCGGTAAAGAGAGTGCTCCCCGAGCGTATGAGTTGAAACAAAAACTCACCATAACAAGACAAGGTAACAATTCTGTTTCGGCCTACTATACGACACTTAGGAGCCTTTGGGATGAGATATCCTCGGTCCTACCCACACCCCGATGTACCTGTGGTCGATGTACCTGTGAAATCGGAAAACTTTTAAATGAATTTCAGGAAAAGGAACATTTATATGAGTTCCTTATGGGCCTCGACAATGAGTTCTCAACCATTCGAACTCAAGTCCTCTCAATGAAACCAAATCCCACACTCAGGGAGGCTTACAGGCTTGCATCTAAAGATGAGCAACAACGATCAATTGTAGCCTCCAAAGAAAGCCATGTTGAACCTGTTGCATTCCAGACTTATTCTCGTGAAAGGATCGATAGTGTTAATAAGCGAAACAATGTTGGAGATAAAGGTGGGCAAAAAGATTCCAGACTGGAGCATTGCACCTTTTGTGATCGAGATGGTCACAAGAAAGAGGGTTGTTTCAAAATTATTGGATATCCAGATTGGTGGCCTGGAAAAACGAAGAATGAGAAAGGCAAATCAAAGGTAGCACATGTCGACAGTGAAGCATCCAACATAGGAGGGTTGTCTAACAACCAGTACCAGGTCTTATTGAAGCATCTTTCAGAATCAAACGACAAGATACAAGGTGAAGTATCACGCAAAGCTAACATGGCAGGTAAGTCCAATGCGAAAAATGATGATTGGATCATTGATTCGGGCTCGACTGATCACATTGTTCACAAATGTGACATGCTTGAAAATCTATCAAAGGCTCATTCTGAAACACCCGTAGTAATACCAAATGGAGAAAGCATCTCTGTTGAAGCTACGGGGGATACCACCCTAAATAGTGAAACTAAAATTGGAGGGGTTTTATATATTCCCAGATTTAACTGCAATTTATTATCCGTGAGTCGACTATCAAAAGAACTAAATTGTTTTGTTGGCTTTTACCCGGATTTTTGTATAATGCAGGACTTACACTCGAAGAATTTGATTGGAGCGGGTAAATGCATGCGTGGTCTATATCGAATGAGTGTGCTGAAGGGTGATAGAAGAGTCATGAGTTTGAAGACTGATGGAGAAGTCTGACATTCGAGACTTGGTCATGCCAATATCTCGAAACTTAGTCACATTGATTTTTTGATAAATGTTTCTTTTAGTTTTAAAGACGATGTTTGCCATGCTTGTGTGAAAGCTAAACACACTCGTTCTGTTTTTCCTAAGAGTTTTATTAAATCAAATGAATGCTTTGAACTTATTCACTGTGATGTGTGGGGCAAATATAGAAAACCTTCAACAACTCATGCAAGTTTCTTTCTCACCATTGTCGATGATTATAGTCGTGCTATTTGGGTTTATCTTATTAAACATAAGGATCAAGCAAGTGATTGTTTGATTAACTTTCACAAGATGATTGAAACCCAGTTTGGGAAGCGAATTAAAAGAATTAGATGTGACAACGGAGGGGAGTTCACATCCAACAAAATGAAAGATTTTTACTCACGAGAAGGAATATTATTTGAAACTACGTGCCCATATATACCCCAACAAAATGGGGTGGTTGAACGCAAACATCACCACTTACTTGAGACAGCTCGCGCTTTGATGTTCCAAGGAAGCCTACCAAAAAATTTATGGGGTGAGTGTATTGAAGCAGCTACCTACATCATTAATAGATTGCCATCTAAAGTTATTCACCATAAAAGTCCTTACGAAATTATTTTTGGTAAAAAACCTGATTATGAGGGAATGAGAACCATGGGATGTCTTGCCTATTACCACAGTACGGTGACAGGGGAGACAAATTCGAACCAAAGGGAAGACCAGGAGTTTTCATTGGTTATCCTGTTGGGACCAAAGGGTACAAAGTTTATGATGTGGAACATGGAAAGATTGTAGTTTCGCGTGATATCcagttttttgaaaaagtttttccttatatgaaactaAAGAAAGAGGGTCATAATCGGTATTCCTTTGAAATTCCCACGTGGCACGAAGACACTATTGAAAGTAGTTTTGGTAAAGAGGGTCTCCGGGTTGATGAGGAAACCCATTCTTCAAGCAATTTGACAGGGCAAATCTTTGAAGATGAAAATGAAGTTCATAGGACATTTGAACCTCACAACACAGCTACACAAGACATACTTGAAGAGGGACAGATCACTTCGCCCGTTGACGACGAAGATCAACTGACGAGACCAAAAAGAAACAGAAGCCAACCAGCACGTTTCCGTGATTTTGATGTCGAGCTGCCACCTTCGATAGACCACACGCAAACCGCTGCTGATCAACCTTCTTCGACGGTATATACCATTGCTAACTACGTTTCATATGATGCTTTTTCTGACTCACATAAAGCTTACTTGGCAGGCATTACAAAAAATAGTGAGCCCAAAACTTTTTACCAAGCCATGAAGGATGAGAAGTGGCgaaaagctatgcaagatgagATTAAAGCCCTTGAACAAAATGATACATGGTCTCTAGAAAACCTACCGGAAGGCAAACATGCCATTGACTCTAAATGGGTCTACAAGATTAAATATAAGCCTAATGGCGACATCGAAAGATATAAAGCGCGTTTAGTAGCAAAGGGTTTCACCCAAATTGAAGGCATTGATTCTCATGATACTTTTGCTCCGGTTGCTAAGCTCGTGACGGTCCATTGTTTTTTAACAGTCGCTGTCAAAAGAAATTGGAAGTTACATCAATTGGATGTTAATAACGCCTTTTTACATGGCGAACTAGAAGAAGATGTTTATATGAAGATTCCACAGGGGTTTTCAAAACGGGATGACACTCGTGTATGCAAATTGAAGAAGTCGTTATATGGTTTAAAGCAGGCCTCGCGCACATGGTACCAAAAGTTCACTGACGCTTTAGTTGACTTTGGTTATAAGCAGTCCCGAGCTGATCATTCTCTTTTTACGATTCAAGAGGGTGATTTGTTTGCTGCTGTTCTCATTTATGTTGATGATGTTATCATCACGGGAAATCATGTTTCCAAGATCGACTCTACTAAACAACATCTCGACAAAGCCTTTAGCATCAAGGATTTGGGTCCTCTCAAATATTTCCTTGGAATTGAAGTAGCAAAAACTTCAGATGGTCTCGTTATGAGCCAACGGAAATACACTATTGATATTCTTGAAGATTGCGGTCTACTTGGCAGTCGCCCTAGCACATTCCCTATGGAACAACACACGAAGATTGACAAATTTCTTGACAGTCCTCGAACTGATGTCAAGCAATACTGACGCATCATTGGACGTTTGTTGTATTTACAAGCTACTAGACCTGATATCGCGTATTCTGCAAACGTCCTAAGTCAGTTTGTCTCTGACCCACGTGAGGAACACATGAAGGCAGTTACCAGAATTTTGTGATATCTTAAGGCTACCCCTGGTCAAGGAATTTTCATTCCCAAACATGGAGACTTTCACCTTGCCGCTTATTGTGATGCCGACTGACTTGGTTGCGTTACTACACGAAGATCACGTACCGGTTATATTTTACTCTTAGGTGGCTCCCCAGTATCCTGGAAGACAAAGAAGCAATCTGTGGTCTCGCGTTCCTCCGCTGAAGCGGAATATAGGGCCATGGCAACGACTGTTAGTGAAGTCCTTTGGTTCCGATGGTTGTTGCAAGATTTCAATATTTATATAGCCGATCCTACTCCTTTGTTTTGCGACAACCAAGATGCGCGCCACATAGCCAATAATCTTGTCTTCCACGAACGAACAAAACACGTTGAGATGGACTGCTATTTTGTTCGTGAACGTGTGGATTCCCGTGACATTAAGCCTCTCTCCATTGAGTCCAAACATCAGATTGTCGATCTCCTTACTAAGCCCTTGGGTGCTGAACGACTCCAATTCTTACTTAACAAGCTGGGCATTCGTGATCTTCATGCTCCAGCTTGAGGGGGAGTGTTGAAATTAATTAATTGTTATCTTCTTATCCCATTTATGTTCTTATCTTTTCCTGTGTTTTTATCTCTTCCTTAGTTATAGGAAATCTTCATATATTTATTCTGGAACCTtaataaactttgattttatcgGTGTTAATACCAAATTCTTCATTTTTCACTATCATAACTGTGATATGTGTTGTTGGGGCTTAATCACTTTAACAAACAATTCAAACAATTTCACACACAAAGCATTAATGCAAATGAAAAACAAAGAACATAATATTTAACGTGGCTCTCACGAATCAGAGTGATTGTtacattttgtgtgtgtgtgagagagagagagagagaaggggggGAAAGAGAGATTTTATTAATAATGCCAAACTATAATTCTACTATCTCACTTGTTTTCTTCACATGTTACACCGATTAATGGGATCTATATATAAGGAGCAAAACACCTAAAATCAACCTAACGGGTATAAGGTCAAAAGAATGAATCAGACTCTACAACTCATAATCTCCAACTTGGAGGTTGGTCAACCAATTTGTTGTCATACAATTTATAACTTTGTAAACttcatctctctctttctctttctagtCCACGCCTTCTCTTCAAGTATCCGGAAGGCCATATGAAGTCATGTACAACATCAACTTCTTTATTGTCGCCACCTTTGTCTATTGGATTCTTTGTGCCAAGGATCTTCTTCAGGTTTAGGGTCACATCACCTATCAATTCCTAAATAAAATTGCACATCATTTGAATGTGTTTCGTCCTACATAAAACATTGGATTCTTTGCCAAGTGGATTACATTCTAGTGGTTGTCATCGTGCAATACACAATCTTGATGTTGCATACCAATTTTTGAtacgaagttcttcaaccatatgagATCCATACTTGCTTCTATAATCGTTATTTGTTTCTGTTGTTGAAAGTTATTGAAAGAGCAACACTTTTCTATAACATGGACAACCAAGTGAATACGGTACCCATGATTGTCAACACTCAACATATTACTTATTATGCTTTTTCCCGAATCCATAGAACTCCCCTTGATCCTGTCCGTTTTTTCGGGAGTGTATGACACATGTTTGGTCTTACTAGCGGCTATAGGGTCAGAAGAGAGAAGAGTAAATCAGACTCCACAActcaaccaaaaaagaaaaaacttttggctATTAGTTAAAAATTGTCTTTATTCATAAATGCTTTAATAAATAAGTTGAAATATGAGTCCTAGTAGACGTATTTTTTACATGTTGCAATCTAAATAATGGCTACTGCACAAAATAATACAGCTAAAATAGTTGACTGGTAGGTAACAGAAGAGGGCATGCTACCATTATCCTTACGAAAGAACATCCCTTCATATAAAGGAATATTAATGAGAATTATCAAACCACATAAAACCATCTGTATCCCTAACTCCCTAAAATGATTAATGTCTGAATCCATAACCACCCACTTTACTCCATTAACAAAACTGAGAACATTAACGAGTGCAAGTGTTGATAAAATGTTGAACATTGGTGACGTGGCACCAAATTCCATGATCTCTTTGTTGTATCTCTGTAACGCATCTTCTTCAGAAACCTTTGATGTGATGACAAAACCAGAAGTGGTGAACCCCATTGACTTGAAGATAACATCACAGAATCCAAAAAGGTAAGAAGTTAATCCTCTGTACAACCACATTCTTTGGTCATTCCACCAACCTCTTACTGTCCCCCCTAACCAGTAAAACTCCCCCAAACTGTAGGCGTATTTTCCAACAAATACATACGCAAAAGGTAGAAACCAGTAGCTCGATAACTGTAGGTATAAATAGTTAAACACAATCAAACATATGAATGCTATTTATAGTAAAACAAAATGTATTGATTTTGAAATGcttgaaaagtcaaacctttGGGAACAGAGAGATGCGTGCGAGGAGACAATAAGAAGGCACAAAAACATAATATAGCGTAGCCCAGCAATTTACAGGCCATAAAAGGTAACAGCAGTATGAAATTTGAAGTTTTAGTGGAATTTTGTTGTGCCCGAATACAAGGGGGCAGTATTTGGATACGAATATCTGGAATTCGCCTTCTGCCCATCTTTTTGTCTGAATTAGTGTCTGTAACAATGTAGTTGGAGCAAGTCCTAGGAACGCTCTTTTTTTTGGATTTAAGTGGACAGATCTCCAACCTCTACATTTTATGGAAAGTCCAGTAATGATGTCTTCAACTGGACACCCATACTTTAATCCCATCTGTAAGTATACAGTTAGATATATACtgcaatgtgtgtgtgtgtgtgagagagagagagagagagagagagagagagagacctcttTTCCCCATTGAGTGTTGTGTTCATAGCTACAGCTTGCAAAAATTTTGCATTCGTGTTCGATCACGTCAATACTTTCTGTAAATTCTTTATGATTTTGTTTCTCCCAATTGATTTTTGTGTCTAAGGTATAGATTCTGCCACAGAGAGTATCTCTTCTGTGAAAGCAACCACTTCCGATGTATAGGCACCCCCCATACGAGTCCAAACCTCCAATATCCACCTTTaccataagggtaaaatggtcatttacttacATTATAGGGTCCAAAAAGAAAAACAATCTTACATCATTTAAGACCATCAGAGAATTGCTGTAAAGATCGTTTCTTGTAAGATTATCAAAGTTTTGTGGAAACTGTACGAATGCAATATTATTTTGGCTCCTTTCATCCATGAAAAAGCACATGGCATCTCGTATAGATTCTGAGTTGTTTGAGTACATATCGCAATCTACATTTAGAATAATTGGGTTGTTGCTTATCTTTGATGACACCCGTATCTGTTGATTCATTTACAAATGAGTAAATCGCTAATTATTCTTTTTGTTATACATGAAATGATGTGTTGAATATAGATTACCAGAGCATTCATGGCTCCTGCTTTGAAGTTATGATGCCATTCACGTCTCTTCTCACGTGCCACGTATACCAAACCTGGCAAACTTTTCCCTTCTGTATCTCTTGCTTCaggatctctttgatcagttagtATCTATATATAAAAGTTTATACTTAATATGATTGTAAATAGTATataatttaagttatgttttaaaaacatttatatgTGAAAGATGTAAAGTACTTGGATAACAGCCTGATGGTCATTTTTGCTTGAATCAACATCCCATTCTTGAAACCCTTTATGCTCTTTTCTTATCTCTTCTGTCACTTTCCCTAACCTTGTAGTGTTATCAATTCGTTTACTCATTTCTTCATATTTATTCTGTTTaataatataacatatataaGAATTTATGTTATTAGTGTATTACTTATGTTGGGACTTGGGAGCCTACCTTGATGAATGACCATTCGTTGTTGATAGGAGATGCATAAGCAAAGTAAGCCGAGGGTGAACGTGGCTCAATCTTGTACCTTTTGCAAAAGGGTAGCCAGTGTTTGGAGAAACGAGAAGCTTCTAGAAGCGCATAGAACGTTAATTCTGATCCACCATCATCGGAGACATAAATGTTGAGCTTTTCCGATGGGTAATCGTATGCCATCATGGATAACACCGTGTTTATCACCATTAATGGTGGTTCTATCACCGGGTCCGCTGTACAGACAAATATGTCAACACCAGGAAGCATGTTTTCATACCTGCAAACATTAGTACACCAGATTCATATCACATACAGCCACATGTTCGAAGAGAAGATTATGGATAATTATTCAGAAATTAATTAAGAGACTTGAGAGAGAGTTGGTCTTTGAAGGTCTGGTGTGTGACAGGATTCCATCGAACCAACTGGGTTATGAGCCAGTAGAAAGTGAACCATAGCTCAGCCATGAACAACCCAATCCATAAATATCTTCCGGTTTTGCCCTTTTCAGGTGTGTGGGTTGCTCTATAAACGCATATCAAACATATAGCCATCGACATTGATGCTGTATAAAGCTTGAACAAAGTTCGTCCCTTAGCTTGCTTGGTTTCAAATAAAGGAATGTGTTCGTCTCCCATCTTttgctgtgtgtgtgtgtgtgtgttttgatgTTTTATTAGTGGTTGCATGCAAGGTTCttccttatatatgtattgtggaAGGGATGTAATTGATTACATAAGTTAGTATTTTCACTATTTTGTAACATCCACAAAATAGTAAAGACAATTAAATAAAAGGAAACGGAAAATAAGTACCTGTGTACGTAACTGATCCAAATAGAGACATTTGTCACTGGTTGGGGTTGAATTGTAGTCTTTTGACATAGgaatattattataattaaatataaactgtattggttataaataatatttttaattaatgtattttatattttttcaatCAGAAATAttctttataattaatatatttcatatttaattataataatattcCTGATAATTAATATTTGTTGGCATAGTTAGAAAATCTCATTAAGTTATTATACACAATTGATCCAAAAGTAAATGAATGTAGTGTCGGTTAGTGTATCAATTGAGCAATGTTGCAACGATTAGTGTCTAGGGGCAGGAACCGAAGAACTTTTACTATCGGGTCGGGTTATCCATTAAGATCACCAAATTCCAAGTCACATAATAACACTGTTGTATCCATGGAGAGCATTGCAACCCCAACATGTACAGTCATTTCTACAACTATTAATAAAGTATGTTAATCCGGGATGAAAGGTTGATATaatgtttataagttcataaaatctaatgtttttatttatgttatGATAATATAATGTGGTATCTGATTTTCCAACTCAACAACAATAACCGCAACACAAAGTATTCAAGTTGGTGCAAATGAGATTGTAGTGTTGGTGGCATGGAAAGCATCTACTACACCCAAATATGTAGCATGATCAAGGTTAGTCACCTATTGATTATTCATGTCATTTGTACATTTTATGATATTATTGATGACATGCATATATGTATTAAATTAACAGATGATCTTAACTAGGACATGGCATTGTAAAGATGATCTATGGGATGCTTACAATGACTTTGGAATGGGAATGACCTATGAGTTATGTGTTGATAACTTCAAGATAAGCAGGGGCGGAGCTTCAATGTTTGATTCAGGTGGGGgatataatatgtataaaatttGGTAAACAGGGGGGCTACAgcaaaaattttatatttttgggcctaaaatgtataaaatgaaactataaggactatttataaacaaaaaatcgggggaggggggggggggcacaGCCCCCCTTGCCCTTATAAAGCTCTGCCAATGAAGATAAGAAGAGAATATCAAGATAATTATATTGTTTGAAGTTTTAAACAAGGAATTATTGCAAAAAAGAAAGGTGCATTGAAATAGGAAATAGTTTCGGTGAGAGTCAAACTTTATAGTCAACAATATAATGACATGACATGACGTGACTGTCATTTGGTTATAGTATCTTACCATGATGGTTGTATACGTGAAAGTTTTTATTTCAGAAGAGGGAAGTTAACTACATTTGTTGataaatgaaattttaacaatccGTTTTTGTGTAGTTTGATGAAATAAAGTTGAGGAATTTAAGTCATAGTTTCAAGCTAGGTTGAGGGTGGTTTGGTTAGGAAAGCAATGCTTCAAGTATAAGGCATGTCACTATCATTGTTGTCATTGTCACTACCACTTTCAGTGTCTTGGTCTCGGTCTCGGTCtttgtgtaacacccaaaaatggtGATAAAAATTTTCATCGAAAGACTATCAATTTCATTCATTAAATTGTTTCAAAACCATCACCAAATATAATACccaaaatatcatagtacaattaTTGAAAATGCGGAAATCATAaggggaggatgttgtgccatcatgtCGGGTCTTTCCCTTTCaatccagaagtacctgaaaccataaacataaactataagtacaaagcttagtgatttctcGATAATATCACATACCAATCATACAGTTGGGCTTAACCCTTGGGTATGTTCCAACTCGATCAACACATAAGGGCTCAGCCCGTGAGCCTCGCCttgggtatatttcaacctgATCAATACATATGTCCCCGCCCTAGGGTATctttcaacccaatcatacaaTAGTAGGGCCCGCCCTGGGTCTATTTCAACCCGAACATGTGATAATAGGCCCCACCCTGGGGTTTATTTCAACTCGGACATGCAAACACATATAAGCCGCATAAAAGCTATCATCCCGCATAGCACAATAATGGAccggcattggtgtcttcgactcCTATGGacacagtgagaaaactcacctcacagacaaATAATAAGCTAAAACCACACGCTGCTCCGAAACCAACTCTACCGGTCACCTTTACAAATAACAGTGAGCAAAACTCAGGCTACAGCTCAAAATACTCAAAATACCCtgtaagtcaaacttggtcaaaatcatggtcaaagttaaaagtcaaccaagtcaaatCCATTGGAAAAAAACCCTACCATAGGGTCTCACGTCGTGACTAGTCCTTGGTCACGTTGTGAGAGTCGAGCAGGTCCGATCCTAGCAACTCACTCCCGACACAGATAACTCAGCCATGGATTCTTATTGAACTAACCTCACGACATGGGAATCATAGAGTCACATCGTGAATTCCATGAACTCAACAATATACGGGGTTAATCTTTGTCGCATCGTGAGACCTGATATCTCACGTTATGACTACGACCTGAAGCCAAAAGTCAACGTTTTAAGTCCTTATTATGTTAAGCCATTGAACC is part of the Lactuca sativa cultivar Salinas chromosome 7, Lsat_Salinas_v11, whole genome shotgun sequence genome and harbors:
- the LOC111913559 gene encoding cellulose synthase-like protein E6, with translation MQPLIKHQNTHTHTQQKMGDEHIPLFETKQAKGRTLFKLYTASMSMAICLICVYRATHTPEKGKTGRYLWIGLFMAELWFTFYWLITQLVRWNPVTHQTFKDQLSLKYENMLPGVDIFVCTADPVIEPPLMVINTVLSMMAYDYPSEKLNIYVSDDGGSELTFYALLEASRFSKHWLPFCKRYKIEPRSPSAYFAYASPINNEWSFIKNKYEEMSKRIDNTTRLGKVTEEIRKEHKGFQEWDVDSSKNDHQAVIQILTDQRDPEARDTEGKSLPGLVYVAREKRREWHHNFKAGAMNALIRVSSKISNNPIILNVDCDMYSNNSESIRDAMCFFMDERSQNNIAFVQFPQNFDNLTRNDLYSNSLMVLNDVDIGGLDSYGGCLYIGSGCFHRRDTLCGRIYTLDTKINWEKQNHKEFTESIDVIEHECKIFASCSYEHNTQWGKEMGLKYGCPVEDIITGLSIKCRGWRSVHLNPKKRAFLGLAPTTLLQTLIQTKRWAEGEFQIFVSKYCPLVFGHNKIPLKLQISYCCYLLWPVNCWATLYYVFVPSYCLLARISLFPKLSSYWFLPFAYVFVGKYAYSLGEFYWLGGTVRGWWNDQRMWLYRGLTSYLFGFCDVIFKSMGFTTSGFVITSKVSEEDALQRYNKEIMEFGATSPMFNILSTLALVNVLSFVNGVKWVVMDSDINHFRELGIQMVLCGLIILINIPLYEGMFFRKDNGSMPSSVTYQSTILAVLFCAVAII